A genomic region of Papaver somniferum cultivar HN1 chromosome 7, ASM357369v1, whole genome shotgun sequence contains the following coding sequences:
- the LOC113298014 gene encoding protein CROWDED NUCLEI 1-like isoform X3 yields the protein MTNNINRVSYPKNEEGNNEGKSSMLHVVNGGGGAEDARVMKLENELKKALQKMRAESAEVKYASDRKMEEAHALVLNVEDKSAELKMKLTAADNKFVEVNRISLEMKRKLKEVEARETAIRSEYHSFVAEREMHEVTLRKQKEDLQAWERLLQKREERQLESWRILNQRQDRGNENCMSLMQKLKDLEEAQRNIDTNTLNLRNKEDEKNIRPADPASKLEQIDVAKLKDDELLETNKNHNVGGTLKVQKLLNDADLQRGKIKKSSVNLQRKVVLEDKEQRESIHNEDKIGNQEYSSPGQEIKDLPDKRIQMRNEIQNLNVSEEEKHILYFLQAELQQEKDKCILQQQLLLKEREDLKQEKENFEKEWEMLDTKRDEIAEELKHASKEKKVLTKHIKKETLTNENMVTHDFIEFNALSIEKEPLGKCSENERTTLAEKAKIEYENIVHNFEVLKRELEVDFNRRKHEVENHILEQNKTLEEEKQRELENINYIRELARKEKEEIKEEWLKIKKQKTEVACNKKYIEEYQFDMKNYINNLDLIVKKLKDQRKKFVTLLVKLKNCESCGQVISERIFCDIQAFQETEDLNSIPLPRLKNRETTHAGFCADSTPTSDNTSWLRKCTSNIFRFSSLKRNENNTTHSTTKESHAPIMEIKKEASTRLYATVNMTDPLTGLDAILNRTDLSSSSNMFDMQETQLNDSAGAHIHELSQYVDTLNNKTQEGTNNVKQSKQKTGRGNPGPKGRPRVRKSQKMKDMTADSSKEEFIDVNGEIQGSFNFSDKGAKTAGRKRSYVNASKTTINEHDVDNGENQSDDFEHGGPRKRLQTVVLALETPSKRRYNFRRPKNVAKVAANRTPSFSKGKLKMKETDNDTVIGEKVCIPGIENEATTPFVKSDIMEDHCLIEKSARVEFGEENDGGNSCSISIADTEYVYEDEINNEFSGEIMHENDEDLEEDENDEDHLGMIIGMKLWNFFTT from the exons ATGACTAATAATATTAACAGGGTTTCATACCCTAaaaatgaagaaggaaataatgAAGGGAAATCATCAATGTTACATGTTGTTAATGGAGGAGGAGGTGCCGAGGATGCTAGGGTCATGAAACTTGAAAATGAG CTTAAGAAAGCTTTGCAGAAGATGCGGGCAGAATCTGCTGAAGTCAAATACGCATCTGATAGAAAAATGGAGGAGGCTCATGCTTTGGTTCTCAATGTTGAAGACAAATCAGCAGAGCTCAAAATGAAGCTTACAGCTGCAGACAATAAGTTTGTTGAAGTGAATCGAATTAGTTTGGAGATGAAAAGGAAATTGAAAGAAGTGGAAGCTCGTGAAACTGCAATTCGAAGTGAATACCACTCTTTTGTTGCAGA GAGAGAAATGCATGAAGTTACATTGCGTAAACAAAAGGAAGACTTGCAAGCATGGGAAAGATTGCTACAAAAAAGAGAGGAAAGACAACTAGAGAGTTGGAGGATCCTTAACCAAAGACAGGATCGAGGCAATGAGAATTGCATGAGTCTTATGCAGAAACTAAAGGATCTAGAAGAGGCTCAAAGAAATATTGACACTAACACCTTAAATTtgagaaataaagaagatgaaaaaaacatAAGGCCAGCAGATCCAGCTTCGAAATTGGAG CAGATTGATGTTGCGAAGCTAAAAGATGACGAATTACTTGAAACAAACAAAAATCACAATGTTGGGGGAACA CTAAAAGTTCAGAAGCTCCTTAATGATGCCGATCTTCAAAGagggaaaataaaaaaatcttcggTAAATTtgcaaagaaaagttgttttagAAGACAAGGAGCAAAGAGAATCGATACATAATGAAGATAAAATTGGCAATCAAGAATATTCTTCTCCAGGACAAGAGATAAAAGACCTTCCTGACAAACGAATTCAAATGCGTAACGAGATACAAAATTTGAATGtaagtgaagaagaaaaacacaTACTTTACTTCCTACAAGCAGAACTgcaacaagaaaaagataaatgcATACTTCAACAACAATTGTTGTTGAAAGAGCGTGAGGATCTGAAGCAGGAGAAGGAAAATTTTGAGAAGGAATGGGAAATGTTGGATACAAAAAGAGATGAGATTGCAGAAGAGTTAAAACATGCCAGTAAAGAGAAAAAGGTACTAACAAAACATATCAAGAAGGAAACATTGACAAACGAGAATATGGTGACACACGATTTCATAGAGTTTAACGCTCTCAGTATAGAGAAAGAACCACTCGGAAAATGCTCAGAAAATGAGCGAACAACATTAGCTGAAAAGGCAAAAATCGAATATGAGAACATCGTACACAATTTTGAAGTCTTAAAAAGAGAACTCGAGGTTGATTTCAACAGAAGAAAACACGAAGTAGAGAACCATATTTTAGAACAAAATAAaacattggaagaagaaaagcAACGAGAAttggaaaatattaattataTAAGAGAATTAGCTAGGAAGGAGAAAGAGGAAATAAAAGAGGAATGGCTTaagattaaaaaacaaaaaacagaagttGCATGTAACAAAAAATATATTGAGGAATATCaatttgatatgaaaaactaCATAAACAACCTTGATTTGATAGTCAAGAAGCTCAAAGATCAACGGAAAAAATTTGTAACATTACTTGTAAAACTGAAGAATTGTGAAAGTTGCGGACAAGTGATAAGTGAACGTATCTTTTGTGATATCCAAGCTTTCCAGGAAACGGAAGATTTAAATAGCATTCCTCTGCCAAGGCTGAAAAATAGAGAAACAACTCATGCTGGATTTTGTGCAGATTCTACTCCTACAAGTGACAATACGTCTTGGCTTCGAAAATGCACCTCAAATATATTTAGATTCTCTTCTCTTAAGAGAAATGAAAACAATACCACTCACAGTACGACTAAGGAATCACACGCACCTATTATGGAAATTAAAAAAGAGGCATCAACAAGATTATATGCAACAGTAAATATGACAGACCCTTTAACAGGATTAGATGCAATATTAAATAGGACAGACCTGTCGTCATCGAGTAATATGTTTGATATGCAAGAGACCCAATTGAATGACAGTGCAGGAGCGCATATACATGAGCTTTCTCAATATGTTGATACATTGAATAACAAGACTCAAGAAGGTACAAATAATGTCAAACAATCAAAACAGAAGACTGGACGAGGAAATCCAGGGCCAAAGGGCAGGCCTAGAGTTAGGAAATCACAGAAAATGAAGGATATGACTGCAGACTCCAGTAAAGAAGAATTTATTGATGTCAATGGGGAAATCCAAGGATCCTTTAATTTTTCAGATAAAGGGGCAAAGACTGCTGGTAGAAAGAGGAGTTATGTCAATGCTTCTAAAACCACTATCAATGAACACGATGTTGATAACGGTGAAAATCAGTCGGATGATTTTGAGCATGGTGGTCCCAGAAAGAGGTTACAAACTGTTGTTCTCGCACTGGAAACGCCTTCCAAAAGACGATACAATTTTAGGAGACCCAAAAA TGTAGCAAAAGTTGCAGCAAACCGAACACCTAGCTTCAGTAAAGGAAAACTGAAAATGAAAGAAACTGATAATGACACGGTCATTGGGGAAAAAGTTTGTATACCTGGTATTGAAAATGAAGCTACCACACCATTTGTCAAATCAGACATTATGGAAGATCATTGTCTGATAGAGAAATCTGCTAGA GTGGAATTTGGAGAAGAAAATGATGGTGGAAATTCTTGTTCAATATCCATCGCAGATACTGAATACGTCTACGAAGATGAGATCAACAACGAATTTAGTGGAGAAATTATGCATGAAAATGATGAGGACttggaagaagatgaaaacgatgaGGACCATCTGGGTATGATAATAGGGATGAAGCTATGGAATTTTTTTACCACATAA
- the LOC113298014 gene encoding protein CROWDED NUCLEI 1-like isoform X2, which yields MTNNINRVSYPKNEEGNNEGKSSMLHVVNGGGGAEDARVMKLENELFDYQYNMGLLLIEKKQWAKDLEEIRQALVVTNENLKREQMAHLIALSEIEKRDQELRKAVGVEKQCVADLKKALQKMRAESAEVKYASDRKMEEAHALVLNVEDKSAELKMKLTAADNKFVEVNRISLEMKRKLKEVEARETAIRSEYHSFVAEREMHEVTLRKQKEDLQAWERLLQKREERQLESWRILNQRQDRGNENCMSLMQKLKDLEEAQRNIDTNTLNLRNKEDEKNIRPADPASKLEIDVAKLKDDELLETNKNHNVGGTLKVQKLLNDADLQRGKIKKSSVNLQRKVVLEDKEQRESIHNEDKIGNQEYSSPGQEIKDLPDKRIQMRNEIQNLNVSEEEKHILYFLQAELQQEKDKCILQQQLLLKEREDLKQEKENFEKEWEMLDTKRDEIAEELKHASKEKKVLTKHIKKETLTNENMVTHDFIEFNALSIEKEPLGKCSENERTTLAEKAKIEYENIVHNFEVLKRELEVDFNRRKHEVENHILEQNKTLEEEKQRELENINYIRELARKEKEEIKEEWLKIKKQKTEVACNKKYIEEYQFDMKNYINNLDLIVKKLKDQRKKFVTLLVKLKNCESCGQVISERIFCDIQAFQETEDLNSIPLPRLKNRETTHAGFCADSTPTSDNTSWLRKCTSNIFRFSSLKRNENNTTHSTTKESHAPIMEIKKEASTRLYATVNMTDPLTGLDAILNRTDLSSSSNMFDMQETQLNDSAGAHIHELSQYVDTLNNKTQEGTNNVKQSKQKTGRGNPGPKGRPRVRKSQKMKDMTADSSKEEFIDVNGEIQGSFNFSDKGAKTAGRKRSYVNASKTTINEHDVDNGENQSDDFEHGGPRKRLQTVVLALETPSKRRYNFRRPKNVAKVAANRTPSFSKGKLKMKETDNDTVIGEKVCIPGIENEATTPFVKSDIMEDHCLIEKSARVEFGEENDGGNSCSISIADTEYVYEDEINNEFSGEIMHENDEDLEEDENDEDHLGMIIGMKLWNFFTT from the exons ATGACTAATAATATTAACAGGGTTTCATACCCTAaaaatgaagaaggaaataatgAAGGGAAATCATCAATGTTACATGTTGTTAATGGAGGAGGAGGTGCCGAGGATGCTAGGGTCATGAAACTTGAAAATGAG CTGTTTGATTACCAATATAATATGGGACTTCTTTTGATCGAAAAGAAGCAGTGGGCAAAAGATCTTGAAGAAATCAGACAAGCATTGGTAGTTACCAACGAGAACTTAAAAAGAGAACAAATGGCACATTTAATAGCATTATCTGAAATAGAGAAGCGAGATCAAGAATTAAGAAAGGCAGTGGGGGTTGAGAAGCAATGTGTGGCTGAT CTTAAGAAAGCTTTGCAGAAGATGCGGGCAGAATCTGCTGAAGTCAAATACGCATCTGATAGAAAAATGGAGGAGGCTCATGCTTTGGTTCTCAATGTTGAAGACAAATCAGCAGAGCTCAAAATGAAGCTTACAGCTGCAGACAATAAGTTTGTTGAAGTGAATCGAATTAGTTTGGAGATGAAAAGGAAATTGAAAGAAGTGGAAGCTCGTGAAACTGCAATTCGAAGTGAATACCACTCTTTTGTTGCAGA GAGAGAAATGCATGAAGTTACATTGCGTAAACAAAAGGAAGACTTGCAAGCATGGGAAAGATTGCTACAAAAAAGAGAGGAAAGACAACTAGAGAGTTGGAGGATCCTTAACCAAAGACAGGATCGAGGCAATGAGAATTGCATGAGTCTTATGCAGAAACTAAAGGATCTAGAAGAGGCTCAAAGAAATATTGACACTAACACCTTAAATTtgagaaataaagaagatgaaaaaaacatAAGGCCAGCAGATCCAGCTTCGAAATTGGAG ATTGATGTTGCGAAGCTAAAAGATGACGAATTACTTGAAACAAACAAAAATCACAATGTTGGGGGAACA CTAAAAGTTCAGAAGCTCCTTAATGATGCCGATCTTCAAAGagggaaaataaaaaaatcttcggTAAATTtgcaaagaaaagttgttttagAAGACAAGGAGCAAAGAGAATCGATACATAATGAAGATAAAATTGGCAATCAAGAATATTCTTCTCCAGGACAAGAGATAAAAGACCTTCCTGACAAACGAATTCAAATGCGTAACGAGATACAAAATTTGAATGtaagtgaagaagaaaaacacaTACTTTACTTCCTACAAGCAGAACTgcaacaagaaaaagataaatgcATACTTCAACAACAATTGTTGTTGAAAGAGCGTGAGGATCTGAAGCAGGAGAAGGAAAATTTTGAGAAGGAATGGGAAATGTTGGATACAAAAAGAGATGAGATTGCAGAAGAGTTAAAACATGCCAGTAAAGAGAAAAAGGTACTAACAAAACATATCAAGAAGGAAACATTGACAAACGAGAATATGGTGACACACGATTTCATAGAGTTTAACGCTCTCAGTATAGAGAAAGAACCACTCGGAAAATGCTCAGAAAATGAGCGAACAACATTAGCTGAAAAGGCAAAAATCGAATATGAGAACATCGTACACAATTTTGAAGTCTTAAAAAGAGAACTCGAGGTTGATTTCAACAGAAGAAAACACGAAGTAGAGAACCATATTTTAGAACAAAATAAaacattggaagaagaaaagcAACGAGAAttggaaaatattaattataTAAGAGAATTAGCTAGGAAGGAGAAAGAGGAAATAAAAGAGGAATGGCTTaagattaaaaaacaaaaaacagaagttGCATGTAACAAAAAATATATTGAGGAATATCaatttgatatgaaaaactaCATAAACAACCTTGATTTGATAGTCAAGAAGCTCAAAGATCAACGGAAAAAATTTGTAACATTACTTGTAAAACTGAAGAATTGTGAAAGTTGCGGACAAGTGATAAGTGAACGTATCTTTTGTGATATCCAAGCTTTCCAGGAAACGGAAGATTTAAATAGCATTCCTCTGCCAAGGCTGAAAAATAGAGAAACAACTCATGCTGGATTTTGTGCAGATTCTACTCCTACAAGTGACAATACGTCTTGGCTTCGAAAATGCACCTCAAATATATTTAGATTCTCTTCTCTTAAGAGAAATGAAAACAATACCACTCACAGTACGACTAAGGAATCACACGCACCTATTATGGAAATTAAAAAAGAGGCATCAACAAGATTATATGCAACAGTAAATATGACAGACCCTTTAACAGGATTAGATGCAATATTAAATAGGACAGACCTGTCGTCATCGAGTAATATGTTTGATATGCAAGAGACCCAATTGAATGACAGTGCAGGAGCGCATATACATGAGCTTTCTCAATATGTTGATACATTGAATAACAAGACTCAAGAAGGTACAAATAATGTCAAACAATCAAAACAGAAGACTGGACGAGGAAATCCAGGGCCAAAGGGCAGGCCTAGAGTTAGGAAATCACAGAAAATGAAGGATATGACTGCAGACTCCAGTAAAGAAGAATTTATTGATGTCAATGGGGAAATCCAAGGATCCTTTAATTTTTCAGATAAAGGGGCAAAGACTGCTGGTAGAAAGAGGAGTTATGTCAATGCTTCTAAAACCACTATCAATGAACACGATGTTGATAACGGTGAAAATCAGTCGGATGATTTTGAGCATGGTGGTCCCAGAAAGAGGTTACAAACTGTTGTTCTCGCACTGGAAACGCCTTCCAAAAGACGATACAATTTTAGGAGACCCAAAAA TGTAGCAAAAGTTGCAGCAAACCGAACACCTAGCTTCAGTAAAGGAAAACTGAAAATGAAAGAAACTGATAATGACACGGTCATTGGGGAAAAAGTTTGTATACCTGGTATTGAAAATGAAGCTACCACACCATTTGTCAAATCAGACATTATGGAAGATCATTGTCTGATAGAGAAATCTGCTAGA GTGGAATTTGGAGAAGAAAATGATGGTGGAAATTCTTGTTCAATATCCATCGCAGATACTGAATACGTCTACGAAGATGAGATCAACAACGAATTTAGTGGAGAAATTATGCATGAAAATGATGAGGACttggaagaagatgaaaacgatgaGGACCATCTGGGTATGATAATAGGGATGAAGCTATGGAATTTTTTTACCACATAA
- the LOC113298014 gene encoding protein CROWDED NUCLEI 1-like isoform X1, whose amino-acid sequence MTNNINRVSYPKNEEGNNEGKSSMLHVVNGGGGAEDARVMKLENELFDYQYNMGLLLIEKKQWAKDLEEIRQALVVTNENLKREQMAHLIALSEIEKRDQELRKAVGVEKQCVADLKKALQKMRAESAEVKYASDRKMEEAHALVLNVEDKSAELKMKLTAADNKFVEVNRISLEMKRKLKEVEARETAIRSEYHSFVAEREMHEVTLRKQKEDLQAWERLLQKREERQLESWRILNQRQDRGNENCMSLMQKLKDLEEAQRNIDTNTLNLRNKEDEKNIRPADPASKLEQIDVAKLKDDELLETNKNHNVGGTLKVQKLLNDADLQRGKIKKSSVNLQRKVVLEDKEQRESIHNEDKIGNQEYSSPGQEIKDLPDKRIQMRNEIQNLNVSEEEKHILYFLQAELQQEKDKCILQQQLLLKEREDLKQEKENFEKEWEMLDTKRDEIAEELKHASKEKKVLTKHIKKETLTNENMVTHDFIEFNALSIEKEPLGKCSENERTTLAEKAKIEYENIVHNFEVLKRELEVDFNRRKHEVENHILEQNKTLEEEKQRELENINYIRELARKEKEEIKEEWLKIKKQKTEVACNKKYIEEYQFDMKNYINNLDLIVKKLKDQRKKFVTLLVKLKNCESCGQVISERIFCDIQAFQETEDLNSIPLPRLKNRETTHAGFCADSTPTSDNTSWLRKCTSNIFRFSSLKRNENNTTHSTTKESHAPIMEIKKEASTRLYATVNMTDPLTGLDAILNRTDLSSSSNMFDMQETQLNDSAGAHIHELSQYVDTLNNKTQEGTNNVKQSKQKTGRGNPGPKGRPRVRKSQKMKDMTADSSKEEFIDVNGEIQGSFNFSDKGAKTAGRKRSYVNASKTTINEHDVDNGENQSDDFEHGGPRKRLQTVVLALETPSKRRYNFRRPKNVAKVAANRTPSFSKGKLKMKETDNDTVIGEKVCIPGIENEATTPFVKSDIMEDHCLIEKSARVEFGEENDGGNSCSISIADTEYVYEDEINNEFSGEIMHENDEDLEEDENDEDHLGMIIGMKLWNFFTT is encoded by the exons ATGACTAATAATATTAACAGGGTTTCATACCCTAaaaatgaagaaggaaataatgAAGGGAAATCATCAATGTTACATGTTGTTAATGGAGGAGGAGGTGCCGAGGATGCTAGGGTCATGAAACTTGAAAATGAG CTGTTTGATTACCAATATAATATGGGACTTCTTTTGATCGAAAAGAAGCAGTGGGCAAAAGATCTTGAAGAAATCAGACAAGCATTGGTAGTTACCAACGAGAACTTAAAAAGAGAACAAATGGCACATTTAATAGCATTATCTGAAATAGAGAAGCGAGATCAAGAATTAAGAAAGGCAGTGGGGGTTGAGAAGCAATGTGTGGCTGAT CTTAAGAAAGCTTTGCAGAAGATGCGGGCAGAATCTGCTGAAGTCAAATACGCATCTGATAGAAAAATGGAGGAGGCTCATGCTTTGGTTCTCAATGTTGAAGACAAATCAGCAGAGCTCAAAATGAAGCTTACAGCTGCAGACAATAAGTTTGTTGAAGTGAATCGAATTAGTTTGGAGATGAAAAGGAAATTGAAAGAAGTGGAAGCTCGTGAAACTGCAATTCGAAGTGAATACCACTCTTTTGTTGCAGA GAGAGAAATGCATGAAGTTACATTGCGTAAACAAAAGGAAGACTTGCAAGCATGGGAAAGATTGCTACAAAAAAGAGAGGAAAGACAACTAGAGAGTTGGAGGATCCTTAACCAAAGACAGGATCGAGGCAATGAGAATTGCATGAGTCTTATGCAGAAACTAAAGGATCTAGAAGAGGCTCAAAGAAATATTGACACTAACACCTTAAATTtgagaaataaagaagatgaaaaaaacatAAGGCCAGCAGATCCAGCTTCGAAATTGGAG CAGATTGATGTTGCGAAGCTAAAAGATGACGAATTACTTGAAACAAACAAAAATCACAATGTTGGGGGAACA CTAAAAGTTCAGAAGCTCCTTAATGATGCCGATCTTCAAAGagggaaaataaaaaaatcttcggTAAATTtgcaaagaaaagttgttttagAAGACAAGGAGCAAAGAGAATCGATACATAATGAAGATAAAATTGGCAATCAAGAATATTCTTCTCCAGGACAAGAGATAAAAGACCTTCCTGACAAACGAATTCAAATGCGTAACGAGATACAAAATTTGAATGtaagtgaagaagaaaaacacaTACTTTACTTCCTACAAGCAGAACTgcaacaagaaaaagataaatgcATACTTCAACAACAATTGTTGTTGAAAGAGCGTGAGGATCTGAAGCAGGAGAAGGAAAATTTTGAGAAGGAATGGGAAATGTTGGATACAAAAAGAGATGAGATTGCAGAAGAGTTAAAACATGCCAGTAAAGAGAAAAAGGTACTAACAAAACATATCAAGAAGGAAACATTGACAAACGAGAATATGGTGACACACGATTTCATAGAGTTTAACGCTCTCAGTATAGAGAAAGAACCACTCGGAAAATGCTCAGAAAATGAGCGAACAACATTAGCTGAAAAGGCAAAAATCGAATATGAGAACATCGTACACAATTTTGAAGTCTTAAAAAGAGAACTCGAGGTTGATTTCAACAGAAGAAAACACGAAGTAGAGAACCATATTTTAGAACAAAATAAaacattggaagaagaaaagcAACGAGAAttggaaaatattaattataTAAGAGAATTAGCTAGGAAGGAGAAAGAGGAAATAAAAGAGGAATGGCTTaagattaaaaaacaaaaaacagaagttGCATGTAACAAAAAATATATTGAGGAATATCaatttgatatgaaaaactaCATAAACAACCTTGATTTGATAGTCAAGAAGCTCAAAGATCAACGGAAAAAATTTGTAACATTACTTGTAAAACTGAAGAATTGTGAAAGTTGCGGACAAGTGATAAGTGAACGTATCTTTTGTGATATCCAAGCTTTCCAGGAAACGGAAGATTTAAATAGCATTCCTCTGCCAAGGCTGAAAAATAGAGAAACAACTCATGCTGGATTTTGTGCAGATTCTACTCCTACAAGTGACAATACGTCTTGGCTTCGAAAATGCACCTCAAATATATTTAGATTCTCTTCTCTTAAGAGAAATGAAAACAATACCACTCACAGTACGACTAAGGAATCACACGCACCTATTATGGAAATTAAAAAAGAGGCATCAACAAGATTATATGCAACAGTAAATATGACAGACCCTTTAACAGGATTAGATGCAATATTAAATAGGACAGACCTGTCGTCATCGAGTAATATGTTTGATATGCAAGAGACCCAATTGAATGACAGTGCAGGAGCGCATATACATGAGCTTTCTCAATATGTTGATACATTGAATAACAAGACTCAAGAAGGTACAAATAATGTCAAACAATCAAAACAGAAGACTGGACGAGGAAATCCAGGGCCAAAGGGCAGGCCTAGAGTTAGGAAATCACAGAAAATGAAGGATATGACTGCAGACTCCAGTAAAGAAGAATTTATTGATGTCAATGGGGAAATCCAAGGATCCTTTAATTTTTCAGATAAAGGGGCAAAGACTGCTGGTAGAAAGAGGAGTTATGTCAATGCTTCTAAAACCACTATCAATGAACACGATGTTGATAACGGTGAAAATCAGTCGGATGATTTTGAGCATGGTGGTCCCAGAAAGAGGTTACAAACTGTTGTTCTCGCACTGGAAACGCCTTCCAAAAGACGATACAATTTTAGGAGACCCAAAAA TGTAGCAAAAGTTGCAGCAAACCGAACACCTAGCTTCAGTAAAGGAAAACTGAAAATGAAAGAAACTGATAATGACACGGTCATTGGGGAAAAAGTTTGTATACCTGGTATTGAAAATGAAGCTACCACACCATTTGTCAAATCAGACATTATGGAAGATCATTGTCTGATAGAGAAATCTGCTAGA GTGGAATTTGGAGAAGAAAATGATGGTGGAAATTCTTGTTCAATATCCATCGCAGATACTGAATACGTCTACGAAGATGAGATCAACAACGAATTTAGTGGAGAAATTATGCATGAAAATGATGAGGACttggaagaagatgaaaacgatgaGGACCATCTGGGTATGATAATAGGGATGAAGCTATGGAATTTTTTTACCACATAA